CGGGGATCTGTCCCGGCTTCGGGCGGTAACTGGAGGGGTCGGCCATGGTGGACAGCCTACTGGCGGGGGCTGACAGTGAGGCCCGCCCGGGGAGGCGGGCGGGCCCCGGTGGATCAGCGGCGGCGCAGGCGTACGGCCACGGTGCCGAGCGCCAGTACGGCGGCTCCGGCCGCGCCCGCGGCGGCGGGGTTGAGAGCGGAGCCGTCCCTGGTGGGCGGGGCCGCCTGGGCCTTCTGCGGGCCGTAGCCGCCCGCCTTGCCGGACTTGGCGTAGGCGGAGCCCGGGAGCTTGTCGCCGTACGCCTGCTGGACGTGGTGCCGGTAGGCGGTCAGCGTCGTGCCGTTGGCGCCGATCGCGCGGGTCGCGTCCTCGTCCAGGGGCAGGACCTTGGCGCCCTTCGTCACGTACCAGGCGTCGATCTGGGGCTCGCGGAAGACGGTGCCGCCGGGGAGGCTGCGGGCGCCGGCCGCACTGTAGCGCGTCTCGTCGTCGCCGGAGGCGATGTTCACCACCTGCCAGCCGGAGCCCTGGCGGGCGGTCCACAGGGAGGCCTTCTGGCCGTCGGAGGAGACCGCCGTACTGGCCATGAAGTCCAGGTGGGCGACCGCGGCGCCGGGGCGGCCCGCGACGAATTCCGGGGCGAGGGTGTAGACGGGCACGGAGCTGCCCTGAATGTGCGGGGCCGCCGCGGCCATGGTCACCTTGCCGTCGCGGGCGAAGAAGCGGGAGAGCGTGGTGAGGGTGGCGGGGGCGGTCGCCGCTTCGTGGGCCGCCTTCGCGTCCTGGGCGGGGGTGTCGGCCTGGGCGTGCGGGGCGGCGAGCAGGAGCAGCGTGGTCGCGGTGCCGGCGAGGGCTGCGGCGGTGAGGCGTGCGGTCATGGGTGTCACGCCCCGATCCGGTAGAGCGAGTGGGTCCAGGAGAACTCGTTGTTGTTCACGTACCAGGCGTGCGAGGCCCAGTTGTAGCGGTCGTTGGAGGGCCACGGGTCGCCCCAGTAGACCCAGCTGTTGGCGGTGTCGTAGCCGTACAGGACGTGCATGTGGCCGCCGCCGCTCGACCACTGGATGCGGGTCTCGACCGGGCGGTTGGCGTCGATCTCGGACTGGACGGTGGTGTAGCGGAGCCATCCGGTCACGTACGAACCGGAGTTGATGCCCGCCCAGTCGAGTCCGTTCTGGACGTCGCCCAGGCTGGCCTGGGAATTGGGGCAGTCGTAGCCCTGCTGCCGGCCGAAGGCGGCGTTGCAGAACTGGTTCTGGGTGTAGTTCCGGCCGAACCAGGTGGCGATGGTGTTGCCGCTCGCGGCCCAGCACCAGTTGGTCTTCTGCTGGGACTGCATGGTGATGTTCAGTCGTTTGGCGGCAGCGACTGCGGCCGTCGGAGCGCTCTGGTCGGCCGAGGCCGCCGTCGCCGGTGCGGCGAAGACCGCCGCGGCCAGCAGGGCGGCTGCGGACAGCCATCTCTTCTTGTTGCGCATCGCGTTCCTCCCGAGGCGGGGGGTGGATTGGAGGAGCGCGTCCGGACGCTGTCGATGAGCATCTGCGGTTGTCGGGTTCAGGTCAACACGCTTCAATGCGGGGTGAGTCGGCGCTGTGAATGGCGAGGGTGGAGTGTGAACGGCCCTTGCCGGTACGGTCGGTCGCCCGGCGCCGCCGCCCCGCCCCCGTTGTGAACGTTCACCCGAGGAGCCCGTATGGGACACCCCGAGGCCGATCTCGCGC
The sequence above is drawn from the Streptomyces sp. NBC_01465 genome and encodes:
- a CDS encoding papain-like cysteine protease family protein, with amino-acid sequence MRNKKRWLSAAALLAAAVFAAPATAASADQSAPTAAVAAAKRLNITMQSQQKTNWCWAASGNTIATWFGRNYTQNQFCNAAFGRQQGYDCPNSQASLGDVQNGLDWAGINSGSYVTGWLRYTTVQSEIDANRPVETRIQWSSGGGHMHVLYGYDTANSWVYWGDPWPSNDRYNWASHAWYVNNNEFSWTHSLYRIGA